The Armatimonadota bacterium genome contains a region encoding:
- a CDS encoding 50S ribosomal protein L9 — translation MKVILNQTVPKLGKTGQVVTVKDGYARNYLFPKGLAIFADRGQLKTLDRKNERMAAKLAETKASAEATKAKIDGQLIKIEGKVGRDLGKLFGAITSQDVADAIKKELGVDVEKKDVCLIEPIKRIGKHAVMVDLHRDVDAHITVQVFDPAHPELDVEAAAPVAEEAPEASEPEAEAVEA, via the coding sequence ATGAAAGTCATTCTGAACCAAACCGTGCCAAAGCTCGGCAAGACCGGTCAGGTGGTTACCGTCAAAGACGGCTATGCCCGAAATTATCTGTTCCCAAAGGGACTGGCCATTTTTGCTGATCGCGGTCAACTTAAGACCTTGGATCGAAAGAATGAGCGAATGGCAGCTAAGCTCGCCGAAACCAAGGCTTCTGCCGAAGCAACCAAGGCCAAGATCGATGGTCAATTGATCAAGATCGAAGGAAAGGTTGGTCGAGATCTCGGCAAGCTGTTTGGTGCGATCACCTCGCAAGATGTCGCTGATGCCATCAAGAAGGAACTTGGCGTCGATGTCGAAAAGAAGGATGTCTGCCTCATCGAGCCAATCAAGCGAATCGGCAAGCACGCTGTTATGGTTGATCTTCACCGAGACGTGGACGCTCACATCACCGTTCAAGTGTTCGACCCTGCTCACCCTGAATTGGATGTTGAAGCTGCCGCTCCGGTCGCAGAAGAGGCTCCTGAAGCCAGCGAACCAGAAGCAGAAGCTGTCGAAGCCTAA
- a CDS encoding MCE family protein encodes MQSAWKVGALVVGFTGCVLGAYAVLGRSIFAESKDGYSAKFVDAGGVVSGAPVMLSGVNVGQVVKVQLAGASEAVVSFEIKKGIELPKGTIAEIPNSLIGIGDRPILLKPPVTTSAQPLEVGSVLPGKMTSPLESMAPESGETIKALTATLKATQALLEDQKLKSDVQNLLVTSNKTAAEFGALAANLSSVVTQNQASLRSTLLKANMMMADLSQATAVIAKVASSGEMEGKINRIMDEMNSTMMASTALINDLKKTVNDPELQKPMKDILANTATMTETGTRIANNAEVMTKNGITLSEKAIEIAEKASKLADELSGVLQKFDKTLGSVAGIGQSSGLGKGMGYETTVTRETSPGRFRTDFEANLPMKGENLYLGIYDAFEGNKLIAQVGRPSNSRTEIRYGVYASKPGLGVKYSLAPGSIIRGDLFDVNKPRLDLRASFSLNKDMTGWIGVERIFNRAAPSIGIGIRR; translated from the coding sequence ATGCAAAGCGCGTGGAAAGTAGGAGCGTTGGTTGTTGGCTTCACCGGGTGTGTTCTCGGAGCCTACGCCGTGCTGGGCAGATCTATTTTTGCTGAGTCCAAAGATGGCTACTCGGCGAAGTTTGTCGATGCGGGTGGGGTGGTCTCTGGCGCACCTGTGATGCTTTCGGGCGTTAACGTCGGGCAGGTTGTCAAAGTGCAACTCGCTGGAGCGAGTGAGGCCGTAGTTTCATTCGAGATCAAAAAAGGGATCGAGCTACCCAAAGGCACGATCGCAGAGATTCCTAATAGCTTAATCGGTATCGGTGATCGACCGATTTTGCTCAAGCCTCCAGTGACGACTTCAGCACAGCCGCTCGAAGTTGGCTCCGTTCTTCCCGGAAAGATGACCAGCCCGCTGGAATCGATGGCACCAGAGAGCGGCGAAACGATCAAAGCGCTGACGGCCACCTTGAAGGCCACCCAAGCTCTTCTGGAAGACCAAAAGCTCAAGAGCGATGTACAGAACCTCCTGGTAACCAGCAACAAAACCGCCGCGGAGTTCGGTGCCCTCGCCGCAAATCTCAGCAGTGTTGTGACCCAAAACCAGGCATCACTCCGAAGCACGTTGCTGAAGGCAAACATGATGATGGCCGACCTTTCTCAAGCAACTGCTGTGATCGCCAAGGTCGCGAGTAGCGGAGAAATGGAAGGCAAAATCAATCGGATCATGGATGAGATGAACTCGACCATGATGGCCTCGACTGCACTGATCAACGATCTCAAGAAGACCGTGAATGATCCTGAGCTTCAAAAGCCGATGAAGGACATTCTCGCAAATACGGCGACGATGACCGAAACCGGGACTAGAATCGCGAACAATGCCGAAGTGATGACCAAGAACGGCATCACTTTGAGCGAAAAGGCGATCGAAATCGCAGAGAAGGCGAGCAAGCTGGCCGATGAACTCAGTGGCGTCCTTCAAAAATTTGACAAGACGTTGGGTTCGGTCGCAGGCATCGGGCAAAGCAGCGGGCTAGGCAAGGGAATGGGGTACGAGACCACGGTCACTCGTGAAACCTCTCCCGGTCGGTTCCGCACTGACTTTGAAGCTAACCTGCCAATGAAGGGCGAAAACCTCTATTTGGGAATTTACGACGCCTTTGAAGGTAACAAGTTGATTGCGCAAGTTGGACGCCCATCCAATAGTCGTACAGAAATCCGGTATGGAGTGTATGCATCTAAGCCTGGACTTGGGGTAAAGTATTCACTCGCGCCCGGTTCGATTATTCGGGGCGACCTTTTTGATGTCAATAAACCGAGATTGGATTTGAGGGCAAGTTTCAGCCTCAATAAAGATATGACTGGTTGGATCGGTGTCGAAAGGATATTTAATCGAGCTGCGCCATCTATCGGAATCGGTATCCGGCGCTGA
- a CDS encoding ATP-dependent Clp protease ATP-binding subunit has product MWQRFTERARKVVFYAQEEAQKFGEGYVSTEHLLLGLVRESDSVAARVLERLGVSLSRIRAEVEKQLPRGDARPSQEMTLTPRAKRVIDLAYDEARNLNNNYIGTEHLLLGLIREGDGLAGRVLAKLGVELERARREVGSLQDNEGTSSSGGSSKGSGSSRQSASNQNQVKTQTLDEFGRDLTELAREGKLDPVVGRNLEIERVMQILTRRTKNNPCLIGEPGVGKTAIAEGLALRIVSGDVPNLLADKRLISLDLAGLVAGTKYRGEFEERMKKVMEEVRRAEGQVILFIDELHTLVGAGAAEGAIDASNIMKPALARGELQCIGATTQEEFRKYIERDAALERRFQAVKVREPNEEEAIDILKGLRERYEAHHNVEITDDAIKASVTLSMRYISDRTLPDKAIDLIDEAASRVRLQQSLPPAEVRQDKVKIAKMRSEYDHLARRNKAEDEVAITKLQTEIDDLENSIIEREEAWELEDKPDAVVGEEEIASIVQSWTGIPVTRLVETESAKLLRMEDDLHMRIIGQNDAVSAVSRAIRRSRSGLKDPKRPMGSFIFLGPTGVGKTELAKALAGYLYEKDTNMVRLDMSEYMERFAVSRLVGAPPGYVGYDEGGQLTEQVRRNPYCVVLLDEIEKAHPEVFNILLQVLEDGHLTDSQGRQVDFRNTIIIMTSNVGVRPIELDKALGFKDQKEDPNNPKVYEAMKNRMLEEMKKLFRPEFLNRVDEVIVFEHLRREEILRIADLYLKRVNQQAKEIGITIELGEDVKDLLVNDGYDPNMGARPLRRAVQRYIEDPLSEEFLMGAFAEGDTIIASLDPENPKKVVFKKKTEGGKKKKELVKN; this is encoded by the coding sequence ATGTGGCAACGCTTTACAGAACGAGCTAGAAAAGTTGTTTTTTACGCCCAAGAAGAGGCGCAGAAATTCGGTGAAGGATACGTTTCGACCGAGCATCTGTTGCTGGGCCTCGTCCGAGAGTCGGACAGTGTTGCTGCACGGGTCCTCGAAAGACTTGGGGTTTCATTGAGCCGAATCCGAGCCGAAGTTGAAAAGCAGCTTCCTCGCGGTGATGCTCGCCCTTCGCAAGAGATGACGCTGACGCCTCGGGCCAAGCGAGTCATTGATCTTGCCTACGACGAAGCTCGCAATTTGAACAACAACTACATCGGCACCGAGCACTTGCTCCTCGGCCTCATCCGAGAGGGCGATGGCTTGGCAGGACGTGTTCTCGCCAAGTTGGGTGTTGAATTGGAGCGCGCTCGCCGAGAAGTCGGGTCGTTGCAAGATAACGAAGGCACCAGTAGCTCCGGTGGATCATCGAAGGGCTCTGGCTCTAGCCGGCAGTCGGCGTCGAATCAAAACCAAGTCAAGACGCAAACCCTGGACGAATTTGGCCGTGATTTGACCGAACTCGCCCGCGAAGGCAAATTGGACCCAGTCGTGGGTCGTAACTTGGAAATCGAGCGTGTGATGCAAATCCTCACGCGACGAACCAAGAACAATCCTTGCCTCATTGGCGAACCTGGTGTTGGAAAGACCGCTATCGCTGAAGGCCTTGCCTTGCGCATCGTGTCTGGTGACGTACCGAACTTGCTTGCTGACAAGCGATTGATCTCGCTGGACCTTGCTGGTCTTGTCGCAGGTACGAAGTATCGCGGCGAATTCGAAGAGCGAATGAAGAAGGTCATGGAAGAGGTGCGACGCGCCGAAGGCCAGGTGATTCTATTCATCGACGAGCTTCACACCTTGGTAGGTGCCGGCGCAGCTGAAGGCGCGATTGATGCCAGCAACATCATGAAGCCAGCTTTGGCTCGCGGTGAACTGCAATGCATCGGCGCAACAACACAAGAAGAGTTTAGGAAGTACATCGAACGCGACGCTGCGCTGGAACGACGATTCCAAGCCGTCAAGGTTCGAGAACCAAACGAAGAAGAAGCGATTGACATTCTGAAAGGACTTCGCGAGCGATACGAAGCTCACCATAACGTTGAGATCACGGACGACGCGATCAAGGCTTCGGTGACGCTCAGCATGCGCTATATCTCTGATCGAACACTGCCAGACAAGGCGATCGATTTGATTGACGAAGCTGCTAGCCGAGTTCGGTTGCAACAGAGTTTGCCGCCGGCAGAAGTCCGTCAAGACAAGGTGAAGATCGCCAAGATGCGTTCGGAATACGACCACCTTGCTCGCCGAAACAAGGCAGAGGACGAGGTCGCTATCACCAAGCTACAAACTGAAATTGATGATCTTGAAAACAGCATCATCGAGCGTGAAGAAGCTTGGGAACTGGAAGACAAGCCCGATGCAGTGGTGGGCGAAGAAGAAATCGCCAGCATTGTACAAAGCTGGACTGGCATTCCGGTTACTCGACTGGTTGAGACCGAAAGCGCGAAGCTTCTCCGAATGGAAGATGACTTGCACATGCGAATCATCGGACAGAACGACGCTGTGAGCGCGGTTAGCCGCGCAATCCGGCGCAGCCGATCCGGCCTCAAGGATCCGAAGCGACCAATGGGTAGCTTCATCTTCCTTGGCCCAACCGGTGTCGGTAAGACGGAGCTTGCAAAGGCTCTTGCTGGCTACTTGTATGAGAAGGACACCAACATGGTCCGGCTCGACATGAGCGAGTACATGGAGCGGTTTGCGGTTAGCCGACTTGTCGGAGCGCCTCCCGGCTACGTGGGATACGATGAGGGCGGTCAGCTCACCGAGCAAGTTCGCCGAAATCCTTACTGCGTGGTTCTTCTCGACGAAATCGAAAAGGCGCATCCAGAGGTCTTCAACATCCTGTTGCAAGTCTTGGAAGACGGTCACTTGACCGACAGCCAGGGCCGCCAGGTGGACTTCCGCAATACGATCATCATCATGACTTCCAACGTCGGTGTAAGGCCGATCGAACTGGATAAGGCTCTTGGATTCAAGGATCAGAAAGAAGATCCTAACAATCCAAAGGTCTATGAAGCGATGAAGAACCGCATGTTGGAAGAAATGAAGAAGCTCTTCCGCCCTGAGTTCCTCAACCGTGTGGACGAAGTGATCGTATTCGAGCACTTGCGACGCGAAGAGATTCTGCGAATTGCTGACCTCTACCTCAAGCGGGTGAATCAGCAAGCGAAGGAGATCGGCATCACCATCGAACTCGGTGAAGACGTCAAGGACCTCTTGGTCAACGACGGATATGATCCGAACATGGGCGCCCGACCATTGCGACGCGCGGTTCAGCGATATATCGAAGATCCGTTGAGCGAAGAGTTCTTGATGGGCGCATTCGCCGAAGGTGACACGATCATCGCTAGCCTCGATCCAGAAAATCCAAAGAAGGTCGTCTTCAAGAAGAAAACTGAAGGCGGAAAGAAGAAGAAGGAGCTCGTTAAGAACTAA